DNA sequence from the Aliidongia dinghuensis genome:
CGGTCGACGGCGTCGAGACGAGCTACGGGCCGGGCCAGGTCTTCACCATGCCGGCCGGCTACCCCCATTCGGAACGGATCGGCAAGGCCGGCGTGCGCTATCTGCCCGGCCGGCGTCAGCCTGCAGCACAATACTGATCACCTGCGGTTGAGAGCCTAGGGCCCGGCCTGATCGGCCGGCGGCAGATAGCCGACAGGCGCCGCCGCCGGCACGTCGGTCCGCTCCGGGCCCAGGGTCCGTTGCAGCAGGACGAGGTCTAGCCAGCGGCCGAACTTGATGCCGACTCCGATGGCCTGGCCGACCGTGCGGAAGCCCATGCGCGTATGCAGGCGCAGCGAGCCCTCGTTGGCGCTGTCGCCGACGCCGGCCATCATCTGGCGATAGCCAAGGTCGGTGCAGGTCTCGATGAGGCTCGCAAGCAGCGCCGAGCCGATGCCGCGGTTGAGGAAGCGCTCATCGACATAGACCGAATCCTGCACCGTGAAGCGATAGGCCGAGCGGGCGTGATAGAGGCTCGCGTAGCAATAGCCGACAATTTGGCCGTCGATCTCGGCGAGCCGCCAGGGCAGGCCGCGCGCCCGGACATTGTCGAACCGCCGGACCATCTCCTCGGTCGAGGGCGGGATTTCCTCGAAACTGCCGTAGCCGGTCTGGACATGATGGGCATAGATCGCCGTCACGGCAGGCATGTCGGCGACCGTCGCGTCGCGGATGGTGATTTCCACTATCGGATTTCCTTTGGTTGCGGATGGGGCAGGATGGCAAGTGCCGCGGCGGCCATCAGGACGAGGCAGGCGGCAATCTCGCTTGGGCCGGGCCGTTCGCCGTCGACGAGCGCGCCCAGTGCCAGGGCCACGACGGGGCAGACATAGGCGTAGCTTGCGACCGCCGCGGCGGACCAGCGGCCGAGCAGGACGAGGTAAAGGCTGAAGCCGATGACCGTGCCCAGCACGACGAGCAGGGCCCAGCTCGCGAGCGCGGCCGGGTCGAGGATCTGCGCCCACACGGCGCGATCCCAGGGTTCGGTTGCGGCCGAAAGCATGAGCAGCAGCGCGCCGCCCGCGAGACTGTGCCAGGCGGCGACCCGGATCGGCGACCCTATGGCCGCGGCTGCTTTCATGCGCAGCGTGCCGAGGCCGTAGCAAGCGGCGCCCAAGGCAATCGCGCCGAGGCCGGCGGGCGCGGCGCCGCCCATCGTCCGTCCGGCGCTCCAGGCGAGAAGGGCAAGGCCGGCGAGGCCGAGCGCTAGGGCGGCGGTCTGGCCGGGGCTCGGCCGGCGACCGGCGAGCAGCAGGACTGCGAGTGGCACGGTCGCGAAATTGACCATCGCCGCCAGGCCGGACGGCACGCGTCCGGCGCCCCAGGCCATGAGCCCGTAGTTCGCGGCGACCATCAGGACCGCGCCCGGCCATAGCGCTGAGCGTGGCGGCGGGGCGGCCCGGCCGGCCCAGAGCCACAGCACGAGGCCGCCGGCGAGAAAGCGGCTGCCGACGAACAGCAGCGGCGGCAGATGGGCGACGCCGTGCTTCAGCGGCAGCCAGGTGCCGCCCCAGGCCAGGCACAGCAGCGCGAAGGCGCCGATCGAGACGGCGCGTCCGGACGATTTGACCGGAGCCACAGAATGGCTGATGCTTTGTTCGAGGGAATTTTCCATGGCCCGAGCGTGAATGAGCGAGATCGGCCTTGCAAATCAGGATTTCTGAAGGTCGAAGCATGAGATTGGCTAAGGCTCCATGAGTCGCCGTTTGCCCCCGCTCGGCGGGCTCCGGGCGTTCGAGGCGGCGGCGCGCCTCGGCAGCTTCGTCGCCGCGGCCGATGAGCTGGGCGTCACCGCCGGTGCCGTCAGCCAGCAGGTGAAGGGGCTCGAAGAGCGCCTCGGCCTCGCCCTGTTCGAGCGGCGGCCGCAGGCGCTGGTCTTGACCGCGGCCGGCTGCGAATACGCGCCGACCCTCAAGGCCGCGTTCGATGCGATCGAGGCGGCAACGCGCCGGCTGGTGCCGCCGGCCGAGCGGGTGCGGCTCGCCGCTGCGGTGCCGGCGAGCTTCGCGACCTTCTGGCTGCTGCCGCGCCTGGCGCGCTTCGAGGCGCACCATCCGGGCGTCGAGCTGGCGATCCAGAGCGCCAGCCGCCGGGCCGATCCGGGGCTGGACGGTGCCGATGCGGCGATTCGCCAGGGCCGGGCCGGCTGGCGCGAGCGCGCCTGCCTCTATTTGTGGAGCGAGGCGCTGGTGCCGGTCTCGAGTCCCGCTGCAGCGGGCGCGGACGATCCACTCGACGGCGCCACCCTGCTCGCGACCGAGGGCGTCCCCGACCGCTGGGCAGTCTGGTCGGCGGCGATGGACCGGCCGTTGCGGCCGCGCCGGCGCCTCATGCTCGCCGACGATGGGCTCGTCATCCAGGCGGCGCTCAACGGCCTCGGCGCGGCGCTCGTCGACCGCCATCTGGTCGAGCCGGCCCTGCGCGAAGGCCGTCTGGTCCTGCTCGACGCCCGCCCGGCCTGGCGGCCCGGCACGGCCTGGTACCTGGTCCACGACGAGCGGACGCGGCCGCTCGCCGCCTTCGCCGACTGGCTGCTGGACGAATGCGCCGGGCCGATGCCGTAGCCCGCGCGGTCAGGTGCTGAGGCGCCGGATGATCATCCGCATGAAGCCGTCGAACTGGCGGTCCGTCAGGATCCGGCGCAGGGTCAGGATCGTGTTGGCGCCACCACCGGTGGCATAGCGCGTCTTCGGCCGGGCGACGGTGAGCCCCTTGAGGATTGTGGTGGCGACGACGTCCGCCTCGGACACCATGCGGCTGGTCTCGGTCCCGGCCAGCAGCCTCGCGTGCCGCTCCGCCTGGTCACGATAGGCCGTGGCGCCCGAGGTCTTGAGCAGATTCTCGCGAGCGATGCCGCTCCACTCGGTACGGATGCCGCCCGGCTCGACCACGACCACGTCGATGCCGAACGGTGCCAGCTCCATGCGCAGGCAGTCGCTCAAGCCCTCGACCGCGAATTTCGTCGCGTGGTACCAGGCGCCGAGCGGCTCCCACATCTTGCCGCCGATCGAGGTGATGTTGATGATCCGGCCGCTCCCTTGCCGGCGCATGATCGGCGTCGCGAGCTGGATCAAGCGAGCGAGCCCGATCAGGTTGACTTCGACCTGCCGGCGTCCCTCGGCGATCGGCACGTCCTCGAGCGCGCCGTAGGAGCCGTAGCCGGCATTGTTGACGAGCCCGTCGAGCCGGCCCGCGTCGC
Encoded proteins:
- a CDS encoding GNAT family N-acetyltransferase, which gives rise to MEITIRDATVADMPAVTAIYAHHVQTGYGSFEEIPPSTEEMVRRFDNVRARGLPWRLAEIDGQIVGYCYASLYHARSAYRFTVQDSVYVDERFLNRGIGSALLASLIETCTDLGYRQMMAGVGDSANEGSLRLHTRMGFRTVGQAIGVGIKFGRWLDLVLLQRTLGPERTDVPAAAPVGYLPPADQAGP
- a CDS encoding DMT family transporter — its product is MAPVKSSGRAVSIGAFALLCLAWGGTWLPLKHGVAHLPPLLFVGSRFLAGGLVLWLWAGRAAPPPRSALWPGAVLMVAANYGLMAWGAGRVPSGLAAMVNFATVPLAVLLLAGRRPSPGQTAALALGLAGLALLAWSAGRTMGGAAPAGLGAIALGAACYGLGTLRMKAAAAIGSPIRVAAWHSLAGGALLLMLSAATEPWDRAVWAQILDPAALASWALLVVLGTVIGFSLYLVLLGRWSAAAVASYAYVCPVVALALGALVDGERPGPSEIAACLVLMAAAALAILPHPQPKEIR
- a CDS encoding LysR substrate-binding domain-containing protein produces the protein MSRRLPPLGGLRAFEAAARLGSFVAAADELGVTAGAVSQQVKGLEERLGLALFERRPQALVLTAAGCEYAPTLKAAFDAIEAATRRLVPPAERVRLAAAVPASFATFWLLPRLARFEAHHPGVELAIQSASRRADPGLDGADAAIRQGRAGWRERACLYLWSEALVPVSSPAAAGADDPLDGATLLATEGVPDRWAVWSAAMDRPLRPRRRLMLADDGLVIQAALNGLGAALVDRHLVEPALREGRLVLLDARPAWRPGTAWYLVHDERTRPLAAFADWLLDECAGPMP
- a CDS encoding oxidoreductase encodes the protein MSKTVLVTGASAGIGAATVRRLLAAGHTVYAGARRVDRMKPLETAGARLLALDVTDDASMVAAIDEIVRDAGRLDGLVNNAGYGSYGALEDVPIAEGRRQVEVNLIGLARLIQLATPIMRRQGSGRIINITSIGGKMWEPLGAWYHATKFAVEGLSDCLRMELAPFGIDVVVVEPGGIRTEWSGIARENLLKTSGATAYRDQAERHARLLAGTETSRMVSEADVVATTILKGLTVARPKTRYATGGGANTILTLRRILTDRQFDGFMRMIIRRLST